The DNA region GTTCTACGGCGCATCCGACGTGCCGACCGCGAAACAGGCGATGAACCAGTGCGTCCGGCTGGCGATCATACTCGGATTGGTCGTGTCCGTTGCAGGTTTTCTCCTGCTCGATTGGCTGATCGCCGTGATGATGGGTAGCGTAGGCACGGGGGCACAGGTTGCTGCCCGCCAGTACCTCATTCCCACGCTGTTCGCGATACCCGGTGTCTTCATTGGGAACGTGCTCGCAGGATCGCTGCGCGCGATTGGCGACACGCGCTCCCCTATGTATGTGATGTCCGCCATGGTGCTGATCCACATCGCTGTCTCGTGGGTGCTGATCTTCGGTCACCTCGGAGCTCCGAAGCTCGGTTTGCCGGGTGCCTCCATCGGTCTGGCGGTGTCAATCTGGGCAGCGCTGTTCTTGTACCTTCCCATCTTGCGGCGCAGGGTGCTAGGTGGTCTTCACCCGGGACTGATTCCCGAGTGGGGATGGACGGTTCGCATCGCACGCCTCGCCTATCCCACCGCGATTCAGACCAGTGCGCGCACGCTCGGTATGTCGGTGTTCACGGGCATTCTGGCGCGCACGCCACAGGCGGAAGCCGCGCTCGCCACGCTGAATATCGGCATGGTCATCGAGGGCATCGCCTTCATGCCGGGCTTCGGCTATGCGATGGCCGCCGCCGCGCTCGTCGGGCAGTCGTTGGGGGCGAAAGTCCCCGAGAAGGGCGAGCGGCTGGCGTGGATCGCCGGGGCGCAGGCTTGTGGGATTATGACCTTTATGGCGCTCCCCATGTACATCTTTGCCGAGCCCTTCGCGCGCATCTTCACCAACGACCCTGCCGTGCTTCAGTGCACGGTCAGTTACCTGAAGATTGCCGCCATCTCGCAGCCTCCGCTCGCGTTCCTGATGGTGATGATGATGGCACTACAAGGGGCCGGTGACACGCTGCGCGCGATGATGGTTGCTATTCTCGCGATGTGGGTGTTCCGAGTGCCGATGACTTACGTGTGGGTGCTCCCCTTGCAGGGTGGAGCCGATGCCGCGTGGTGGTCCATGACCATCGCTACGTTCCTCGGTGCCTTCGTTGCGATGTACGTCTTCCACCGAGGCAAGTGGAAGCACGTGAAAGTGTAACCCACCACATCTCCATTCTATTATCCCTCGCCAA from Fimbriimonadia bacterium includes:
- a CDS encoding MATE family efflux transporter, coding for MATTASTLEDRANLPSRTEPLVLSHRPLSSMVWELAWPVIVLNLVQTVNTFVDRKFISALGTDALAGSGVGMMIVFIMMSLAFALGSATTALVARFYGASDVPTAKQAMNQCVRLAIILGLVVSVAGFLLLDWLIAVMMGSVGTGAQVAARQYLIPTLFAIPGVFIGNVLAGSLRAIGDTRSPMYVMSAMVLIHIAVSWVLIFGHLGAPKLGLPGASIGLAVSIWAALFLYLPILRRRVLGGLHPGLIPEWGWTVRIARLAYPTAIQTSARTLGMSVFTGILARTPQAEAALATLNIGMVIEGIAFMPGFGYAMAAAALVGQSLGAKVPEKGERLAWIAGAQACGIMTFMALPMYIFAEPFARIFTNDPAVLQCTVSYLKIAAISQPPLAFLMVMMMALQGAGDTLRAMMVAILAMWVFRVPMTYVWVLPLQGGADAAWWSMTIATFLGAFVAMYVFHRGKWKHVKV